The following coding sequences are from one Ctenopharyngodon idella isolate HZGC_01 chromosome 17, HZGC01, whole genome shotgun sequence window:
- the prlh2r gene encoding prolactin releasing hormone 2 receptor translates to MDYLHNESWINMSLDASASSFSGLQLLMDLKPLFIPLYAMLVLVACSGNLLLLTHIGLNKKLHSTTNFLIGNLALVDLVMCLFCVPLTAFYAFDERGWVFGQFMCHFVTLMQTATAFAAVLSLTAIAVDRYVVVAYPIRRRGGRSFCTWLVISVWLCALAMSTPTALHTVYLDLSATGHEMAVCEEFWSGQELSRLIYSCFFLLLSYFVPLAAVSISYCAISCHLQHRATPRLMAATPSNQEKWGRKRRKTFRLLLVSVLSFAFSWLPLQVVNLIRDLDTDFAILSKNHVNVIQVSCHLLAMSSACYNPFIYASLHKKFLSYLCQNIFQRRKPHRTQSSLTTSSRILRLNTSSTLADIPMSISKISQD, encoded by the coding sequence ATGGACTATCTCCATAACGAATCGTGGATAAACATGTCTTTAGATGCATCTGCGTCATCGTTCAGTGGACTCCAGCTCCTGATGGACCTGAAGCCGCTCTTCATCCCTCTGTATGCCATGCTAGTCCTGGTAGCGTGCTCTGGAAATCTTCTCCTCCTCACCCACATCGGACTGAACAAGAAACTTCACAGCACTACAAATTTCCTCATCGGAAACCTGGCCCTGGTTGACCTGGTTATGTGCCTGTTCTGTGTTCCCCTGACCGCGTTTTATGCCTTTGATGAGCGTGGTTGGGTTTTTGGCCAGTTCATGTGTCACTTTGTTACCCTGATGCAGACTGCGACTGCGTTTGCTGCAGTCCTGTCATTAACCGCCATTGCGGTGGACCGATACGTGGTGGTCGCCTATCCTATTCGGCGACGAGGAGGTCGTTCCTTCTGCACCTGGTTGGTGATCAGCGTATGGCTCTGTGCTTTGGCAATGTCCACCCCTACGGCTTTGCACACGGTGTACCTGGATCTGAGCGCAACTGGCCATGAAATGGCAGTTTGTGAGGAGTTCTGGAGTGGGCAGGAGCTCAGTCGTCTAATATATTCATGTTTCTTCCTGCTCCTTTCCTATTTTGTTCCTCTAGCAGCAGTTTCCATTTCCTACTGTGCAATCTCCTGCCACCTGCAGCACAGAGCTACACCTCGGCTCATGGCCGCTACACCTTCCAACCAGGAGAAGTGGGGGCGCAAGAGGCGCAAGACTTTTCGTCTCCTACTGGTGTCTGTTCTGTCATTCGCGTTCTCCTGGCTCCCCTTGCAGGTAGTCAACCTCATTCGTGACCTGGACACCGACTTCGCCATCCTGAGCAAGAATCACGTCAATGTGATACAGGTGTCGTGCCACTTGTTAGCCATGAGCTCGGCTTGCTACAACCCCTTCATTTATGCTTCTCTTCACAAGAAGTTCCTGTCATATCTATGCCAGAACATATTTCAAAGAAGAAAACCTCATCGTACTCAGAGCAGCCTCACAACCTCCAGCCGAATCCTCCGCTTGAATACTTCTAGTACTCTAGCTGACATTCCCATGTCCATTAGTAAGATTTCACAAGATTGA